The following proteins come from a genomic window of Candidatus Neomarinimicrobiota bacterium:
- a CDS encoding glycosyltransferase family 4 protein has product MKLGIITRDEPVYSLQIYRENLEQELIKLGVEPVSLPTEQLDLGQVDLIWDPALISARFPVAGLRNWKRPIVGTVHGLASHTLSMREFYPDPLEASVGETFNRQVAREWKWFRKKVDKVIAVSRFGAEEVITVFGVPKTKVVHIYHGVNHEVFHPAGEKHRPAKPYLLQVAQYAAKKNVDRVIEAYTQLAVESRPDLLAILPNYEGLDPDIPGLLLMRERVANQDLVKFYRGALAFVFPSIHETFGLPILEAMASGCPVITSNVTAIPELTGDAALLVNPRSVEEIYAAMHTLVEDEKLRQTLRERGLVQASKFTWERSARKHFEIFESVL; this is encoded by the coding sequence ATGAAGTTAGGTATTATCACGAGGGACGAGCCGGTCTACAGCCTGCAAATCTACCGTGAGAATCTAGAGCAGGAGCTCATCAAACTGGGTGTGGAGCCCGTTTCGCTGCCCACAGAGCAACTAGACTTGGGTCAGGTGGATCTCATCTGGGACCCGGCTCTGATCAGTGCACGCTTCCCCGTGGCCGGGTTGCGCAACTGGAAGCGACCCATCGTAGGCACCGTGCATGGCCTGGCTTCCCACACTCTAAGCATGCGTGAGTTCTATCCCGACCCGTTAGAAGCCTCCGTTGGAGAGACCTTCAACCGGCAGGTGGCTCGCGAATGGAAGTGGTTCCGCAAGAAAGTCGACAAGGTGATTGCCGTTTCCCGCTTTGGGGCCGAGGAGGTGATCACCGTCTTTGGCGTGCCCAAAACAAAAGTGGTCCACATCTACCACGGCGTAAATCACGAGGTCTTTCACCCCGCTGGTGAAAAGCATCGTCCCGCCAAGCCGTATCTGTTACAGGTCGCCCAATACGCTGCTAAAAAAAACGTGGATCGGGTCATTGAGGCCTATACGCAGCTCGCGGTGGAGAGCCGTCCGGATTTGCTGGCCATTCTACCCAACTACGAGGGGCTCGATCCAGACATTCCTGGCTTGTTGCTGATGCGCGAGCGTGTCGCCAACCAGGATTTAGTCAAGTTTTACCGGGGTGCACTGGCCTTTGTTTTCCCATCCATCCATGAAACCTTCGGATTACCCATACTGGAGGCCATGGCCAGCGGTTGTCCGGTCATCACCTCCAATGTCACCGCCATTCCTGAACTGACGGGTGATGCGGCCCTGCTGGTGAACCCGCGCTCGGTGGAGGAAATCTATGCTGCCATGCACACCTTGGTGGAGGATGAAAAGCTGCGCCAGACCCTGCGGGAAAGGGGTCTCGTCCAGGCAAGCAAATTTACGTGGGAGCGCTCGGCGCGGAAACATTTCGAAATATTCGAATCCGTGCTGTAG